One part of the Streptomyces sp. AM 2-1-1 genome encodes these proteins:
- a CDS encoding GNAT family protein, which translates to MNAPLWPVLLKDGEVTLRPIRLRDQNVWREVNRRNREWLRPWEATVPPPVPGGPVIRRPTYRQMVRHLRTEARAGRILPFAIEYEGRLVGQLTVAGITWGSMCSAHIGYWVDREVAGRGVMPTAVALATDHCFRRVGLHRIEICIRPENRPSRRVVEKLGFREEGLRPRYLHIDGAWRDHLIYALTSEEAADGLLRRWHRARPGTRPSPE; encoded by the coding sequence CTGAACGCGCCCCTCTGGCCGGTTCTCCTGAAGGACGGTGAGGTGACCCTGCGGCCGATACGCCTGCGGGACCAGAACGTCTGGCGCGAGGTCAACCGCCGCAACCGCGAGTGGCTCCGCCCGTGGGAGGCCACCGTCCCGCCGCCCGTCCCCGGCGGCCCGGTGATCCGCCGGCCCACCTACCGGCAGATGGTCCGTCACCTGCGCACCGAGGCGAGGGCCGGCCGGATTCTGCCGTTCGCCATCGAGTACGAGGGGCGTCTCGTCGGCCAGTTGACCGTCGCGGGCATCACCTGGGGCTCCATGTGCTCGGCGCACATCGGCTACTGGGTCGACCGGGAGGTGGCCGGCCGGGGCGTCATGCCCACCGCCGTGGCCCTCGCCACCGACCACTGCTTCCGCCGGGTCGGGCTGCACCGCATCGAGATCTGCATTCGCCCCGAGAACCGGCCGAGCCGGCGGGTCGTGGAGAAACTCGGATTCCGCGAAGAAGGGCTGAGGCCCCGTTATCTGCACATCGACGGGGCCTGGCGGGACCACCTCATCTACGCGCTCACGTCGGAGGAGGCGGCGGACGGGCTGCTCCGGCGCTGGCACCGGGCGAGACCGGGGACGCGCCCCTCACCCGAATAA
- a CDS encoding MogA/MoaB family molybdenum cofactor biosynthesis protein, with the protein MSAPSGPGEPPAPYTALVVTASNRAAAGVYADKGGPILVDGLTALGFATDGPLVVPDGEPVELSLRAGVSTGYDVILTTGGTGISPTDLTPEMTRRVVDHEVPGIPEAIRAENRAAVPTAALSRGLAGVAGRTLIVNLPGSTGGVRDGLAVLGRILVHAVDQLRGGDHPRPGSPS; encoded by the coding sequence GTGAGCGCCCCCTCCGGTCCCGGAGAGCCCCCGGCCCCGTACACCGCTCTCGTCGTCACGGCCTCCAACCGGGCGGCCGCCGGGGTCTACGCCGACAAGGGCGGCCCGATCCTCGTCGACGGCCTCACCGCCCTCGGCTTCGCGACGGACGGCCCGCTCGTCGTGCCGGACGGCGAGCCGGTCGAGCTCTCGCTCCGCGCCGGGGTCTCCACCGGCTACGACGTCATCCTGACCACCGGCGGCACCGGCATCTCGCCCACCGACCTCACCCCGGAGATGACCCGGCGGGTGGTGGACCACGAGGTGCCCGGCATCCCCGAGGCGATCCGCGCCGAGAACCGCGCCGCGGTGCCGACCGCGGCGCTCTCACGAGGGCTCGCCGGGGTCGCGGGGCGCACGCTGATCGTGAACCTGCCCGGTTCGACGGGCGGCGTGCGCGACGGGCTCGCGGTCCTCGGCCGGATCCTGGTGCACGCGGTCGACCAGCTGCGCGGCGGCGACCACCCCCGGCCCGGGAGCCCGTCCTGA
- the moaC gene encoding cyclic pyranopterin monophosphate synthase MoaC has protein sequence MSTQNRLTHIDESGAARMVDVSAKDVTARVARASGRVLVSPRVIELLRGGGVPKGDALATARIAGIMGAKRTPDLIPLCHPLAVSGVEVDLSVADDAVEISARVRTTDRTGVEMEALTAVSVAALTVIDMVKAVDKAAVITDVRVEAKSGGTSGDWERPARSGADA, from the coding sequence TTGAGTACGCAGAACAGGCTGACGCACATCGACGAGTCGGGCGCGGCCCGCATGGTCGACGTGTCGGCGAAGGACGTCACGGCGCGCGTCGCCCGGGCCAGCGGCCGGGTGCTCGTGTCGCCGCGGGTGATCGAGCTGCTGCGGGGCGGGGGAGTCCCCAAGGGCGACGCCCTCGCCACCGCCCGTATCGCCGGGATCATGGGGGCCAAACGCACCCCCGACCTCATCCCGCTATGCCACCCGCTCGCCGTCTCCGGCGTCGAGGTCGATCTGAGCGTGGCCGACGACGCCGTCGAGATCAGCGCCAGGGTACGGACGACGGACCGCACCGGGGTCGAGATGGAGGCGCTGACGGCGGTCTCGGTGGCCGCGCTCACCGTGATCGACATGGTGAAGGCGGTCGACAAGGCCGCGGTCATCACCGACGTGCGGGTGGAGGCCAAGTCCGGCGGCACGTCGGGCGACTGGGAGCGCCCGGCGCGGTCGGGGGCGGACGCGTGA
- the glp gene encoding gephyrin-like molybdotransferase Glp has product MSSTIWSVDEHLDDILGAVKPLEPIELQLADAQGCVLVEDVVVGIALPPFDNSSMDGYAVRVADITGASEEFPAVLTVVGDVAAGSDGLPGGAAVGPGQAARIMTGAPLPPGAETVVPVEWTDGGTGEGPAATMRAHRDAPQAAGGEVRVHRAAAARAHVRARGSDVKPGDLALAAGSVVGPPQIGLLAAIGRATVTVRPRPRVVVVSTGSELVQPGEELTGGQIYDSNSFALTAAARDAGALAYRVGAVTDDAETLRATIEDQLIRADLVVTTGGVSVGAYDVVKEALSSVGDEDEAGGGVDFRTLAMQPGKPQGFGSIGPEHTPLLALPGNPVSAYVSFELFVRPAIRALMGLDEVRRPTVRAALTTTGALSSPPGKRQFLRGTYDEASGTVVPVGGSGSHLIGALARADALIVVDEDTTSVEPGADVEVVLLR; this is encoded by the coding sequence TTGAGCAGCACGATCTGGTCCGTCGACGAACACCTCGACGACATCCTGGGCGCGGTGAAGCCGCTCGAACCCATCGAGCTGCAACTCGCCGACGCCCAGGGGTGCGTCCTCGTCGAGGACGTCGTGGTGGGGATCGCGCTGCCACCCTTCGACAACAGCTCCATGGACGGCTACGCGGTCCGGGTCGCCGACATCACCGGGGCGAGCGAGGAGTTCCCCGCGGTGCTGACCGTCGTCGGCGACGTGGCGGCCGGCAGCGACGGGCTCCCCGGCGGCGCAGCGGTCGGCCCCGGACAGGCGGCCCGCATCATGACCGGCGCCCCGCTGCCCCCGGGCGCCGAGACGGTGGTCCCCGTCGAGTGGACGGACGGCGGCACCGGCGAGGGCCCCGCCGCCACCATGCGCGCCCACCGGGACGCTCCCCAGGCCGCGGGCGGCGAGGTCAGGGTCCACCGCGCCGCGGCGGCCCGCGCCCACGTGCGGGCCCGGGGCAGCGACGTGAAGCCGGGCGACCTGGCGCTCGCGGCCGGATCGGTCGTCGGCCCGCCGCAGATCGGCCTGCTCGCCGCGATCGGCCGCGCCACGGTCACGGTGCGCCCCCGGCCCCGGGTGGTCGTCGTCTCCACCGGCAGCGAACTCGTCCAGCCGGGCGAGGAGCTGACCGGCGGTCAGATCTACGACTCGAACAGCTTCGCGCTGACCGCGGCCGCCCGCGACGCGGGCGCCCTCGCCTACCGCGTCGGCGCGGTCACCGACGACGCCGAGACCCTTCGCGCCACCATCGAGGACCAGCTGATCCGGGCCGACCTGGTGGTCACCACCGGAGGCGTCAGCGTCGGCGCGTACGACGTCGTCAAGGAGGCGCTCTCCTCGGTCGGCGACGAGGACGAGGCGGGCGGCGGCGTCGACTTCCGCACCCTCGCCATGCAGCCCGGCAAGCCGCAGGGGTTCGGCTCCATCGGCCCCGAGCACACCCCGTTGCTCGCGCTGCCGGGCAACCCGGTCTCCGCCTACGTCTCCTTCGAGCTCTTCGTCCGACCGGCGATCCGCGCGCTGATGGGCCTCGACGAGGTGCGCCGGCCCACCGTCCGCGCCGCTCTCACCACCACCGGTGCGCTCTCCTCCCCGCCGGGCAAGCGCCAGTTCCTGCGCGGTACCTACGACGAGGCGTCGGGCACCGTCGTCCCGGTGGGCGGGTCCGGCTCCCACCTGATCGGCGCCCTGGCACGGGCGGACGCGCTGATCGTGGTGGACGAGGACACCACCTCGGTCGAGCCCGGCGCGGACGTCGAAGTGGTCCTGCTCCGCTGA
- the galU gene encoding UTP--glucose-1-phosphate uridylyltransferase GalU, whose amino-acid sequence MTESTPRISKAVIPAAGLGTRFLPATKATPKEMLPVVDKPAIQYVVEEAVAAGLSDVLMITGRNKRPLEDHFDRNYELESALTRKGDGERLQRVQESSDLATMHYVRQGDPRGLGHAVLCAAPHVGDQPFAVLLGDDLIDPRDALLARMVEIQEREGGSVIALMEVDPAQIHLYGCAAVTDTAEEGVVRVTGLVEKPEPSDAPSNLAVIGRYVLDPSVFGILRRTEPGRGGEIQLTDALQLLAADEKIGGPVHGVVFKGRRYDTGDRGDYLRAIVRLACEREDLGPDFRTWLRRYVTEEM is encoded by the coding sequence ATGACTGAGTCGACACCCAGGATCAGCAAGGCCGTCATCCCGGCCGCAGGTCTCGGAACCCGCTTCCTGCCGGCTACGAAGGCCACTCCCAAGGAGATGCTGCCCGTCGTCGACAAGCCGGCCATCCAGTACGTCGTCGAAGAGGCCGTCGCGGCGGGCCTCTCCGACGTACTGATGATCACCGGGCGCAACAAGCGCCCGCTGGAGGACCACTTCGACCGGAACTACGAGCTGGAATCCGCGCTCACCCGCAAGGGCGACGGAGAGCGCCTCCAGCGGGTGCAGGAGTCCAGCGACCTCGCCACCATGCACTACGTCCGCCAGGGCGACCCCCGCGGCCTCGGCCACGCCGTGCTGTGCGCCGCCCCGCACGTCGGTGACCAGCCGTTCGCGGTCCTCCTCGGCGACGACCTGATCGACCCGCGCGACGCGCTGCTGGCCCGGATGGTGGAGATCCAGGAGCGCGAGGGCGGCAGCGTCATCGCGCTGATGGAGGTCGACCCGGCACAGATCCACCTCTACGGCTGCGCCGCCGTGACGGACACCGCCGAGGAGGGCGTCGTGCGCGTCACCGGCCTGGTGGAGAAGCCCGAGCCGTCCGACGCGCCCAGCAACCTGGCCGTCATCGGCCGGTACGTCCTCGACCCGTCCGTCTTCGGCATACTGCGACGGACCGAGCCGGGCCGCGGCGGCGAGATCCAGCTCACCGACGCCCTCCAACTGCTCGCCGCCGACGAGAAGATCGGCGGTCCCGTCCACGGCGTCGTCTTCAAGGGGCGCCGCTACGACACCGGCGACCGGGGCGACTACCTGCGGGCCATCGTCCGGCTCGCGTGCGAACGCGAGGACCTCGGACCGGACTTCCGCACCTGGCTCCGCCGTTACGTCACCGAGGAGATGTAG
- a CDS encoding 5-formyltetrahydrofolate cyclo-ligase, producing MTPHQADDPAATPSRKAELRRELLAARAALTPAELTESAAALARTALTLPALAGARTVAAYVSVGREPGTRALLDALRARGARVLLPVLLPDNDLDWAVYEGPDRLAKAGRGLLEPDGTRLGPGAVLDADAVLLPGLAADARGMRLGRGGGSYDRVLARLADAGARPALVVLLYGHEVVERVPAEPHDHPVDAVVTPAGTRRFSRRTPPA from the coding sequence GTGACCCCCCATCAGGCCGACGACCCGGCCGCCACACCGTCCCGCAAGGCGGAGCTGCGGCGCGAACTCCTCGCCGCGCGGGCCGCTCTGACCCCGGCTGAGCTGACGGAATCCGCCGCCGCGCTGGCACGGACCGCGCTCACGCTGCCCGCTCTCGCCGGCGCCCGGACCGTCGCCGCCTACGTGTCGGTGGGGCGCGAGCCGGGAACCCGGGCGCTGCTCGACGCGCTGCGCGCCCGGGGTGCACGGGTCCTGCTGCCGGTCCTGCTGCCCGACAACGACCTCGACTGGGCGGTGTACGAGGGCCCGGACCGCCTGGCGAAGGCGGGGCGCGGGCTGCTCGAACCCGACGGCACCCGCCTCGGCCCCGGGGCCGTCCTGGACGCCGACGCGGTCCTGCTCCCCGGCCTCGCCGCCGACGCGCGCGGCATGCGGCTCGGCCGGGGCGGCGGCAGCTACGACCGGGTGCTCGCCCGGCTCGCCGACGCCGGGGCCCGCCCCGCACTCGTGGTGCTGCTGTACGGCCACGAGGTGGTCGAGCGGGTCCCGGCGGAACCGCACGACCACCCCGTGGACGCCGTCGTCACTCCGGCCGGGACCCGCCGCTTCAGCCGGCGGACGCCGCCGGCGTGA
- a CDS encoding penicillin acylase family protein has translation MPANTTVSAGPSAAKKTGRKKGRRARLLVIVLVLALVAGVGYGAYWSVATVRASYPQTTGSLELRGLTGDVEVKRDDYGIPQVYADTDADLFRAQGFVQAQDRFYEMDVRRHMTAGRLSEMFGAGQVETDSFLRTLGWRKVAQEEYDKVLGADTKKNLQAYAEGVNAYLKGKDGKDISVEYAALNLTNDYKPTEWTPVDSVAWLKAMAWDLRGNMQDEIDRSLMTSRLSAKQIADLYPRYPYDKHETIVGEGAVSSLTGEFDPDAEASDPTVDGDTVAGATEGLNTQLGALSDTLDEIPALLGPNGNGIGSNSWVVSGDHTTTGKPLLANDPHLAPMLPSLWYQMGLHCRKVSATCQYDTAGYTFSGMPGVIIGHNQNVAWGLTNLGADVTDLFLEKVSADGYLYDGKTVPFTTREETIKVAGGRSRKITVRETNNGPLVSDRSSELAKVGQKAPVANAAPDRASGYAVALKWTALQPGHSMDAVFELDRAHDFASFRKAAAHFEVPSQNLVYADAEGTKGNIGYQAPGWIPVRKSGDGTMPMPGWSSKYGWEKEPVPFDELPYAYNPASGYIVTANQAVVDEKYPEMLTRDWGYGTRSQRINDLIASKIKGGEKISTVDMQKMQMDNTSEIAALLVPKLLSINIADKDVREAQKLLEGWDYTQDSDSAAAAYFNGVWRNILMLAFGDKLPKEMRVEGDCIYVTRADGTGPVDEQNKLVRECGRRDAASAQPDGGDRWNEVVRTILDDEDNAWWKVPAQGRESAVNNRDQLFARAMDDARWELTAKLGKDITTWSWGRLHQLTLKNQTLGTSGPGLLQRALNRGPWNLGGGEAAVDATGWNAAGGYDVIWVPSMRMVVNVGDWDKSRWINLTGASGHAFSAHYTDQTDKWVEGELLDWSYGTEAVDTSTTDTLTLTPAASAG, from the coding sequence ATGCCCGCCAACACCACCGTCTCTGCCGGTCCTTCCGCTGCGAAGAAAACAGGCAGGAAGAAGGGGCGACGCGCCCGCCTCCTCGTGATCGTCCTGGTCCTGGCGCTGGTCGCGGGTGTCGGGTACGGCGCGTACTGGTCCGTCGCCACGGTCCGGGCCTCGTACCCGCAGACCACCGGATCGCTCGAGCTCCGGGGCCTCACCGGGGACGTCGAGGTCAAGCGCGACGACTACGGCATTCCCCAGGTGTACGCGGACACCGACGCCGACCTCTTCCGCGCCCAGGGCTTCGTCCAGGCACAGGACCGCTTCTACGAGATGGACGTCCGCCGCCACATGACGGCCGGCCGGCTCTCCGAGATGTTCGGTGCCGGCCAGGTGGAGACCGACTCCTTCCTCCGCACACTGGGCTGGCGGAAGGTCGCGCAGGAGGAGTACGACAAGGTCCTCGGCGCCGACACCAAGAAGAACCTCCAGGCGTACGCCGAGGGCGTCAACGCGTACCTGAAGGGCAAGGACGGCAAGGACATCTCCGTCGAGTACGCGGCGTTGAACCTCACCAACGACTACAAGCCCACCGAGTGGACCCCGGTCGACTCGGTCGCGTGGCTGAAGGCGATGGCCTGGGACCTGCGCGGCAACATGCAGGACGAGATCGACCGCTCGCTGATGACCAGCAGGCTCTCGGCGAAGCAGATCGCGGACCTGTACCCGCGGTACCCGTACGACAAGCACGAGACGATCGTCGGCGAGGGCGCGGTCTCCTCCCTGACGGGCGAGTTCGACCCGGACGCCGAGGCGAGCGACCCCACGGTGGACGGCGACACCGTGGCCGGCGCCACCGAAGGGCTGAACACCCAGCTCGGCGCGCTCTCCGACACGCTGGACGAGATCCCGGCGCTGCTCGGCCCGAACGGCAACGGCATCGGCTCGAACTCCTGGGTCGTCTCCGGCGACCACACCACCACCGGCAAGCCGCTCCTCGCGAACGACCCGCACCTGGCGCCGATGCTGCCCTCGCTCTGGTACCAGATGGGGCTGCACTGCCGGAAGGTCTCGGCCACGTGCCAGTACGACACCGCCGGGTACACCTTCTCGGGCATGCCCGGCGTGATCATCGGACACAACCAGAACGTCGCCTGGGGGCTCACCAACCTCGGCGCCGACGTGACCGACCTCTTCCTGGAGAAGGTCTCCGCGGACGGCTACCTCTACGACGGCAAGACGGTCCCCTTCACCACCCGTGAGGAGACCATCAAGGTCGCCGGCGGCCGGAGCCGGAAGATCACCGTCCGCGAGACCAACAACGGCCCCCTGGTCTCCGACCGCAGCAGCGAGCTGGCGAAGGTCGGCCAGAAGGCCCCGGTCGCCAACGCCGCGCCCGACCGCGCCTCCGGTTACGCCGTCGCGCTGAAGTGGACGGCGCTCCAGCCCGGCCACTCCATGGACGCCGTCTTCGAGCTGGACCGCGCCCACGACTTCGCCTCCTTCCGCAAGGCCGCCGCGCACTTCGAGGTGCCCTCGCAGAACCTCGTCTACGCGGACGCCGAGGGGACGAAGGGCAACATCGGCTACCAGGCGCCCGGCTGGATCCCGGTCCGCAAGTCCGGCGACGGCACCATGCCGATGCCCGGCTGGTCCTCGAAGTACGGCTGGGAGAAGGAACCCGTCCCCTTCGACGAACTGCCGTACGCGTACAACCCGGCGAGCGGTTACATCGTCACCGCGAACCAGGCGGTCGTCGACGAGAAGTACCCCGAGATGCTCACCCGCGACTGGGGCTACGGCACCCGCAGCCAGCGCATCAACGACCTCATCGCCTCGAAGATCAAGGGCGGCGAGAAGATCTCGACCGTCGACATGCAGAAGATGCAGATGGACAACACCAGCGAGATCGCCGCGCTGCTGGTGCCCAAGCTGCTGAGCATCAACATCGCCGACAAGGACGTCCGCGAGGCCCAGAAGCTGCTGGAGGGCTGGGACTACACCCAGGACTCCGACTCGGCCGCCGCCGCGTACTTCAACGGCGTCTGGCGCAACATCCTGATGCTGGCCTTCGGCGACAAGCTGCCCAAGGAGATGCGCGTCGAGGGCGACTGCATCTACGTCACCCGGGCAGACGGCACCGGCCCCGTCGACGAGCAGAACAAGCTCGTGCGGGAGTGCGGCCGGCGTGACGCCGCCTCGGCGCAGCCGGACGGCGGGGACCGCTGGAACGAGGTCGTCCGCACGATCCTCGACGACGAGGACAACGCCTGGTGGAAGGTGCCCGCCCAGGGCCGCGAGTCCGCCGTCAACAACCGCGACCAGCTGTTCGCCCGCGCCATGGACGACGCCCGCTGGGAGCTGACCGCCAAGCTCGGCAAGGACATCACCACCTGGAGCTGGGGCCGGCTGCACCAGCTGACCCTGAAGAACCAGACCCTCGGCACCTCCGGGCCCGGTCTGCTCCAGCGGGCGCTGAACCGGGGCCCGTGGAACCTCGGCGGCGGCGAGGCGGCGGTCGACGCCACCGGCTGGAACGCGGCCGGCGGCTACGACGTCATCTGGGTGCCGTCGATGCGGATGGTGGTCAACGTCGGCGACTGGGACAAGTCACGCTGGATCAACCTCACCGGCGCCTCGGGGCACGCGTTCAGCGCGCACTACACCGACCAGACGGACAAGTGGGTCGAGGGCGAACTGCTCGACTGGTCCTACGGCACCGAGGCGGTGGACACCTCCACCACCGACACGCTGACGCTCACGCCGGCGGCGTCCGCCGGCTGA
- a CDS encoding MFS transporter — protein MASTVPVRPGYGQLLRTPGAWTFLLPGFAARQPFAMLTIGIVLLVQHTTGSYGSAGAVAAVSGVSMALFGPQSGRLADRFGQGRVLLPGVLVHAASVGALTALALAHAPLWALFAAAVPTGASIPQIGPMVRARWAALLGAAPDRPASPLMATAAAFESVTDEFTFVLGPVITTALCTGVHPAAGLVAEAALTLLGGVLFAARRSTEPAPHSPAAGSAPRTSALAVPGVRVLAVAFLGIGAVFGGMQVSLTAFTEEIGHPGANGLLYGVFASGNMLAGIVCGAVAWKRGPRRRLVVGYAALTLTASVLWAVHSAPLMAGIGFLVGLSIAPALISGYTLVEALVPASARTEAFTWLTGAVALGQAAAVTVAGRLADERGASSGFVVPLVATVLALATLLALRSRLIPPPSGKAVARGIGHREPVTVD, from the coding sequence GTGGCGTCCACGGTCCCCGTCCGTCCCGGATACGGGCAACTGCTGCGCACTCCCGGTGCGTGGACCTTCCTGCTCCCGGGCTTCGCCGCCCGGCAGCCCTTCGCGATGCTGACCATCGGCATCGTCCTGCTCGTCCAGCACACCACCGGCTCCTACGGCAGCGCGGGCGCCGTCGCGGCGGTCTCCGGTGTCTCGATGGCCCTGTTCGGACCGCAGAGCGGCCGGCTGGCGGACCGGTTCGGGCAGGGAAGAGTCCTGCTCCCCGGCGTACTGGTGCACGCCGCGTCGGTGGGCGCGCTGACGGCGCTCGCGCTGGCGCACGCGCCGCTGTGGGCGCTCTTCGCCGCCGCCGTCCCGACCGGTGCCTCGATCCCGCAGATCGGCCCCATGGTGCGCGCCCGCTGGGCGGCGCTGCTGGGGGCCGCTCCCGACCGGCCGGCTTCCCCGCTGATGGCGACCGCCGCCGCGTTCGAGTCGGTGACCGACGAGTTCACCTTCGTCCTGGGCCCGGTCATCACCACCGCGCTCTGCACCGGCGTGCACCCGGCGGCCGGACTGGTCGCCGAGGCCGCGCTGACCCTGCTCGGCGGTGTGCTCTTCGCGGCGCGGCGCTCCACCGAGCCCGCCCCGCACTCCCCCGCCGCCGGTTCCGCGCCCCGCACCTCGGCGCTCGCCGTCCCCGGCGTGCGGGTGCTCGCCGTCGCCTTCCTGGGCATCGGCGCGGTCTTCGGCGGGATGCAGGTGTCGCTGACCGCGTTCACCGAGGAGATCGGCCACCCCGGGGCGAACGGCCTGCTCTACGGCGTCTTCGCGTCCGGGAACATGCTGGCCGGCATCGTCTGCGGCGCCGTCGCGTGGAAGCGCGGGCCCCGGCGCAGGCTGGTCGTCGGGTACGCCGCCCTGACCCTCACCGCCTCCGTGCTCTGGGCCGTGCACTCCGCACCGCTGATGGCCGGGATCGGCTTCCTGGTCGGGCTCTCCATCGCGCCCGCGCTGATCAGCGGTTACACCCTGGTCGAGGCGCTGGTGCCGGCCTCCGCCCGGACCGAGGCGTTCACGTGGCTGACCGGGGCGGTGGCCCTCGGACAGGCGGCGGCCGTCACGGTGGCGGGCCGGCTGGCCGATGAACGGGGCGCGAGCAGCGGTTTCGTGGTGCCGCTGGTCGCCACCGTGCTCGCGCTGGCGACGCTTCTGGCCTTGCGTTCGCGCCTGATTCCGCCCCCTTCCGGGAAGGCCGTGGCACGTGGGATCGGTCACCGGGAGCCGGTCACGGTGGACTGA
- a CDS encoding FmdB family zinc ribbon protein has product MPTYQYQCTECGEGLEAVQKFTDDALTVCPNCNGRLKKVFSAVGIVFKGSGFYRNDSRGSSSSSTPASPSTKSSDSASKSTSSSSDAGSSAASTASASSSAGSSAGSSSASTSSSGSAA; this is encoded by the coding sequence GTGCCGACCTATCAGTACCAGTGCACCGAATGTGGCGAAGGCCTCGAGGCGGTGCAGAAGTTCACCGATGACGCCCTGACCGTGTGCCCGAACTGCAACGGACGCCTCAAGAAGGTGTTCTCTGCGGTCGGCATCGTCTTCAAGGGTTCCGGTTTCTACCGGAACGACAGCCGTGGATCGTCGTCGAGCAGCACGCCTGCTTCGCCGTCCACCAAGTCGTCGGACTCCGCTTCGAAGTCGACCTCGTCGAGCTCCGACGCGGGTTCGTCCGCGGCCTCCACCGCGTCGGCCTCGTCGTCGGCCGGTTCGTCGGCCGGATCGTCTTCCGCCTCGACCTCGTCGAGCGGCTCGGCCGCCTGA
- a CDS encoding S-methyl-5'-thioadenosine phosphorylase — protein sequence MSAGTDTGTASEAETGTASASEVATGAASGARAEIGVIGGSGFYSFLDDVTEVRVETPYGQPSDSVYLGEIAGRRVAFLPRHGRGHHLPPHRINYRANLWALRSLGVSQVLGPCAVGGLRPEYGPGTLLVPDQLVDRTKARTQTYYDGEPLPDGTVPNVVHLAFADPYCPKGRAAALAAARGRGWEAVDGGTLVVVEGPRFSTRAESRWHAAMGWSVVGMTGHPEAVLARELGLCYSTLTLVTDLDAGAEAGEGVSHEEVLRVFAENVDRLRSVLFDAVAALPSAEDRDCVCARALDGLDTGIVLPRG from the coding sequence ATGAGTGCGGGTACGGATACGGGCACGGCTTCGGAGGCGGAAACGGGCACGGCTTCGGCTTCGGAGGTGGCGACGGGCGCGGCCTCCGGGGCGCGCGCGGAGATCGGGGTCATCGGCGGATCGGGCTTCTACTCCTTCCTGGACGACGTCACCGAGGTCCGGGTGGAGACCCCGTACGGGCAGCCCAGCGACTCCGTCTACCTGGGCGAGATCGCCGGCCGGCGGGTCGCGTTCCTGCCCCGGCACGGACGCGGTCACCACCTTCCGCCGCACCGCATCAACTACCGCGCCAATCTGTGGGCGCTGCGCTCCCTCGGCGTGAGCCAGGTGCTCGGCCCGTGCGCGGTCGGGGGCCTGCGGCCCGAGTACGGACCGGGCACGCTGCTCGTCCCGGACCAGTTGGTCGACCGCACCAAGGCGCGCACCCAGACCTACTACGACGGTGAGCCGCTGCCCGACGGCACGGTACCGAACGTGGTCCACCTCGCCTTCGCCGACCCGTACTGCCCGAAGGGGCGCGCCGCCGCGCTCGCCGCCGCGCGCGGACGGGGGTGGGAGGCGGTGGACGGCGGGACCCTCGTGGTCGTCGAGGGGCCGCGCTTCTCGACCCGCGCGGAATCGCGCTGGCACGCGGCGATGGGGTGGTCGGTGGTGGGGATGACGGGCCACCCCGAGGCCGTGCTCGCCCGCGAACTCGGGCTCTGCTACTCCACGTTGACGCTGGTGACGGACTTGGACGCGGGGGCCGAGGCGGGCGAGGGAGTCTCCCACGAGGAGGTGCTCCGGGTGTTCGCGGAGAACGTGGACCGGCTGCGGTCGGTGCTCTTCGACGCGGTGGCCGCCCTGCCCTCCGCGGAGGACCGCGACTGTGTGTGCGCCCGTGCGCTGGACGGGCTCGACACGGGGATCGTGCTGCCCCGGGGCTGA
- a CDS encoding Rieske (2Fe-2S) protein, translated as MSLTAQPPGNERPPGNDPREALHDRISADALTTRRDYLRIVTTVSGGLAVGGLGVAAGILHRHGDTDDGKPARPKRIADRLLPGESLAFRYPGDEDRAVAVRLDDGTLVGYSAICTHLACAVLWRKDRGVAGELYCPCHEGVFDARTGEVTAGPPPRGLPKVVVTEETDGSVWAIGTTRSGESVEEGVCRQLAESDPALAGRLGCPGAADGVEAPGRGGGAEAPPRTGTAAAHGGGGTAARGGRA; from the coding sequence ATGAGCCTCACCGCACAGCCGCCGGGCAACGAACGGCCCCCCGGGAACGACCCGCGTGAAGCCCTGCACGACCGCATCTCCGCCGACGCCCTCACCACCCGCCGCGACTACCTCCGGATCGTCACCACCGTCTCCGGCGGACTGGCCGTCGGCGGCCTCGGTGTCGCCGCGGGCATCCTGCACCGCCACGGCGACACCGACGACGGGAAGCCGGCCCGGCCGAAGCGGATCGCCGACCGGCTGCTCCCCGGCGAGTCCCTCGCCTTCCGCTACCCCGGCGACGAGGACCGCGCGGTGGCCGTACGGCTCGACGACGGCACTCTCGTCGGCTACTCCGCGATCTGCACCCACCTCGCCTGCGCCGTGCTGTGGCGCAAGGACCGGGGCGTGGCGGGCGAGCTGTACTGCCCCTGCCACGAGGGCGTCTTCGACGCGCGCACCGGCGAGGTCACGGCCGGTCCGCCGCCGCGCGGACTGCCCAAGGTGGTCGTCACCGAGGAGACCGACGGCAGCGTGTGGGCGATCGGCACGACCCGGTCCGGCGAGTCCGTCGAGGAGGGCGTCTGCCGCCAGCTCGCGGAGAGCGACCCCGCTCTCGCCGGCCGCCTCGGCTGCCCCGGAGCCGCCGACGGCGTCGAGGCACCGGGCCGCGGCGGGGGCGCCGAAGCGCCGCCGCGCACCGGCACGGCCGCCGCGCACGGCGGAGGCGGCACCGCAGCGAGGGGTGGGCGGGCATGA